CTTGTTCACTTTCTTCACTGCTTGCCTTATCTTCTTCACAAGTCCACTAGTAATGGAAGCTTGCCCATTAATACTCGAGGCTGGAAAGTGTGTGCCTGCAAACACTAAGAAGTTTCCGAATGAGTTTTCGGCCAAGGGTGGATCCATCCTGGGATGAAGATTCACAGTGTGTAAAATGGTGTAAAACCTCTCTTTTGCCTCATCTCTTGCTCTACTACTATTTCTTGACATTGCAGCCTCAAACCTACTTATTAAGAAAGTAGATAAAGTCTCAACACGCGAAGGTCGAATGTTGTCACCATTTTTGTCCCAGTACATTGCTCTCAAGGCCTCGATTGCGAAGCCATTGAAGACAAAAATCTTTGTTACGATACCCTTCTTCATGACACAAGTCTCTGCATCGATCATGGGCTGGGGTCTAGGTGGAAAGAGAGCTGCAGAAACAAACTCTGGACGAAGCGATTTCGGCAACATAGCTCGAGGACTCCTGGCCATGGCGGCCCAAGTTCTGAAAAACCTCATCCACGACAATGCGTCGGCAATCTTATCAGAAAAGCTAACACCAACGGCGATTCCTCCACACTCAAACATGTTGAGCTGAACCCCAAGAAGGATTTGATGAGCATCGTCACCATCATCGTGACGAGACATAAATGGGCAGAAGATGTCGAGTTCTTGAGCCACTGGATTGGACATGACTTGGGAAAGCTGTCCATTCACTTGGGTTTCCACGAAGGGAATGCCCTCGTCGTTGCAGTGGATGAAATTTCCATGCTTTTCGAGTCGTCCAGCTAAAGGGTAGTAATGGGTTAAGACGGCTGATAAGGACTTTTTCAGAATGATGGGAATGGTGCTGGTAGGTACTGCTTCACCAGCAGTACCTGTTTTCATGGTGTAATAAAACACCAAAGGGTTATAGAATTTGGGGGATGATTGGTCGAGTAATGACAGTTGATAGCGCCCAAGATTCTTAGGAGTTGGATAAGATGGCTTGATAATCTCATTGGAGATTGCTTCAACTTCAATATTCATCTTTTTCAGAATTAATGGAATAATAAGGAAACAAGCTAGCTAGCTAGCTAAACACTGTTTTAGGAATTATATATGGGATCGATGGTTGTGATGAGTGAGTGCTCTCTTCAATTCGCCTCCTATATTTATAGTGTTTTTTACACATACTTCTCTACCTTCGTTTTTATTTAAATACTCGTAAAAAAAAGTAATGATACGTGCACTGTACCAAAATATTACATTTAAGTGCTTCATATCATGTGGAGCCATGCATGGTTTTtctatttgtttttttcttttgttctttCTTATTTAAGAAAATTAGTAAAGGTTGTCTCAATGATCATATATTAGATGCAAAGATTAAtaatatgtgcacccaaaatatgcatgtaatatccgttttcccaGAAGGGCAACTTCGTAATTTTCCCATTGTGTgcatccttgtcattttttttcttttcttttcttttgatggaatattggatatatatgacttccaatagaaataaaattcatggtttctcatgtttgagtttttgtggaatcacaatatgagaataatgtcaagtgaataaataacggctcgggttaagttatttattcaattaaaaattattattattattattattatgagcataatagtaataataatatgcttgaaattattttatcatattatatgtaattttttggtttgccataatattaaatatttgaatttgcgaaaagaccataataccctcaagtttgagattggttcaagggacattttagagactttatttcttctgttttaacatgattaaaaattcataaaatttgttaaattttcgaaatttaaccgataatatcagttgtggaacttagttattttattttattttttttaaagaaaaaaaataaagaattccTTGAAAAGAGGATCTTAACTTCTTTTCTAAACCTATTCTAAAATGTGTTTACCATGAAGGAGAAATGGTGGAAATAGCGAGGGAAGCAAATGATTGAAGAGAGAGTGTAATTATCGTTATTTtaaaagagaagaaatttttgagttcttgcacttggGAAAAATCTGGGCAGTAATGAACGTTGTAAAATCATTCTAGGGgaggaaataaacattttgagtgtgggaaatacatttataaagcctCGGTTTGTGtttcaccatttttatccaaaaaaaatgcatattcttggataattttgagGAAATAAAAATTTCGAGTGTGGGAAATAGATTTATAAAGCTTCAGtttgtgattcaccatttttatccaaaaaaatgcatattcttggataattttggatttaagtgtgTTCAAGAGTGTATGGTGTGCGTGGTAGGTGACAAACAATCTTAGAGGACTCCAAGAATCGGTTTTGACATGAAGAAACAGGCTGAAATGGTATAGAGCAAGAAAAACTAATTTTGAGCTCCATTGTTTGCGGTACACCGgcgttggagaagaagacttcgacCAAGGCGGCTGTGGCACGATTCTTTGTGTCTTAGGGTTGTTTTGGACTGCTGGAACACGTGTGGgaagtttccaagtggtttggaaCGTTGGGGTAGCCGGAAACAAAAGAAACAACCTCGGCGGCGACGAAGAAGACGACAACTCCGACGAGAGCTCCGTCGAACCCGATCTGGGTATTTCCTGAGGTTTTTTTTTCggtttttcaatcttaaaaattagtacattaattttagagaattttcaattggtttcatatttttctgatttttctttgaattattatgatttattgaagtttaaataaagattaattatgaaaaatatttttattgttcagaaaaatTTGATTTTATGGTTTAATGATATCTGTATGATTTAGAATGGCTTTGTATATTTAGATTTACGTTTTgatcgtatttgataattttcttcaattatttgcttttaaatatgtgatttaagaaaataaatgtggaaaattatttaaagtattctaaaaattctgagaatttttgtATAAGTTTACAATGAGATTATAAGGCTCtctgtaatttattttgaatttgaatcttttaTGTAATTTACATGATTTAATtggattattttatattttaaatatagaaAATATTAATTCTACTGTTCTGAGCCCTAGGTAATTTTTGTGTATTACTGTGGGGTGTAGAAACCTATCTATatagttagattctatttttaatccgttatgaatttttctttaattaattattttttatattaaattaattaagaaaaatagttattttgtccagaaatttctaaaacaatttttataactttattttggatttttaaacagttttgtatgttagtttgatttttgggctggttgtgtatttatttttattatttgggttttatttgagaaattgaggaaaaataatttataaatattaaaaattatttttctggtcttGTATGAGTCTTTGCTTATTATTTAGGGTTTTAGAAAGTTGgttgttaaatttttttgtcataTGATAATATTTAGAAATTATTGAGTCTATTATGTAATTGTGATattaaagggcattttggtaattttcacataaaaagtatatatatgaattcatgcgataCGTTATGAATTTTTTGTGCATGTGACATGATGGTTTTgaactgttgacaccgtttttcgttaACTTAAATTGTAGTTTAAACAATGTGaactatgaagcgaatgaataatgaagaaaaataagaaggtttttacgtggtttagtagttaattctgcctagtccacgagtctatgttattaagacttagagttttctggaaattcttcagagatgaattgcTCAGAGCTTTCTCTCAAGCAATCAGATTTTGATCCtctacaagtggtcattcctcctctatttatagggaggGTTACAGAGTtgattcccacatatttcgggaagatattctgtatatcaattcaaATATTGACATTAACTGcgatatctcctatatacatggaaacgtcccataagaatcggaaacagataacagactaaatagtatcccttaaatattgagaTTACACaataataaatatgttcacacgtaatgggctatcccaggtgactcatcaggtcttcgagatcagtaATCGACGttgtgactgtcaagacttatggaacTGTTACGAACTTGTCATCCaacttcaggacatgctcggagtagatGGATACTGTTGAAGCTATCACACCCGAGCTTGCATTTCCCAAGCTCAGCCTGTTTTATCTGAAGACAAACGGTAACAGACGTATCCCTGTGTCGTGCCATTCGAACTCAGAAAATATCCcaaggttacacatcttcgagttcgtagttttacttcagagattttacAGTTGGACCAAAAGATGTTTTCATACGTTTCGAGATCACACCtaacgagcccagttttcggggtcataacctcttgtctcgaaatctgggtataacattttgccccgtcaaaagtatcagttcgaatcctatgagaaggaaacttttgaactgctcctcttggaaactgtaccattagatacactcgagtatggacacgcgtcaggcGGGTATTGAccaatcaaagtacttgagtgccttggaacCCTGCCCACGTTCGTttgcctgccaactttatggtactATTATTTCATTGGTCCCTGACCGTCGGATCGGATACAAAATCTGGCCAATGGTCCAGATTAATTCGGCTTTTAACATTCCCAGGGGTCTATAAATATATGCCCATTCATCTTCCCCACTTTACTTTCACGTTCAAGCttttagagagaaaaaagaagaaaaaaccagaaacTTCTTTGCCCAggtcttgcatgttttccaagccaAGAAGACACAACAACATTGGCCTCCTTGACTCCGTGAGATCGTCTTTGCAACCGCTTATTCGGTCATCAATCTCTCTATTTTCGTCGACTTCATTGTGTAAGTCTCTGTTCATAGCTTTGTATGCCCGTGTATATACATTGTTTTCATGCATGTTTACATTGTTGCACTGTTGGTTCACTCACTAGTTTTGCACACTAGAATGTTTCAGCTAATAACTATTAGTCTTAAGTTCTAATACCACGGGCTCCAAACCCAGATTCTGTGTAAAGACCCAAATATGGTTCTTTTACTAAATTTTTGAATTTCGGAtgacatatcttgtacaccaagatattgggtacaaaattagggtttttaaattgcacatttcccaaaaatattacATTTTGAGTAATCGCCAACTTTTTTCCCTGAAATATcgggatcttcaaaaataaatccaccttccttcCTCACTGTGGAATACATGCTCTGAGACTAGCCTCATCCCTTGGATCGAGTTTGCCTGgcagcctcgatcattcgagcttagatcATCCTGATTTTCATTCTTTATTTCTTGTTTGCCtgaccctcacccttttgctctcttgctagatgccgcAGAACTGGGGAAAGCagtgggggtcaaagctcacaATTCCTTACTCACCGAAGGCTCCGAGCCCAGAGTCACCTTTCACCCGAAACCAGTGTCTTATTCGGGAGCACCAACTAAGGTGCAAGCAAGAAGATACCTGAGATCACTTTCGATGTCAAATCGACGAAGTCAAGGAGGGGAAAAcgaagagacttagggtcgccatatacccagatccagaccccgagcTCAGACCAATTCCCATCGATCCCACTCTTAGAGTGATAATCGCCTTCAAGCCGGGGGACcttcaattttcactgatggaagaACCATCAAACCCCCCTTCTACCTCGCAGTCAacctccattcccacctcgaagagagagttcttcgaggtcgagcactactggagctcgatttcttcatTAGGGCAGATATccgacatcttggccctccacaaCATTGGATTatcaggctcgctgaggtgtcgagctccaacctcccaCGAGCAAAGTTGCCGTGCCCTGGGAGATGGGAACCCTGACAACAAGTTgaagtacgcggcctggagccaggagcacatgagggcaggggctctattgcccttgaagtcctttttcaaggactttTTAGACTTTGTTGGGCTtgcccctttccagctcaacaccaattcatacagggttttgtctgccctgaggtcgtttTACCACGagttaaagtgggaaggaccttcaccaaaggagatcctgtatctcttttgtttgaaaagcaatccctcccaagaggagacgacttctattacctttcgagctatcccaaagagaagaaaatctttgaggatctacccaaccatcccccggacttcaagaaggctttcttttggacggatggcctggctccttccaaacactactcgttcaggcgaatCCATAAGTAcatgaaaatttattatttttgtgcTTGAGTTTTTGCTTAGGCTCGTACTAGTCATAATATGTTCATTTTTCCAGCCAACTGCCGTCGACCCACTCCCACCGAGGCGATGAAAGAGCATAAGGAGGTCTTGCTCCAACTTCCCTACGGAAAGCGCtccctttcctatcttcttcatgaagataggcTTCGAGCCTATGGCCTCCttataacgccccaactcctgagaccgttacggtgtgccttgtaaatagtgctaaactcgctaatcgagacatttggccaaaatcgtgatctaagtatgattagcggtttagggattaaacattttggttaagatataacgtttcactagaacgtttaacatatacattgggatcccgaaaatacaattcagagtttattacagaaaatatttacaacaggccgttctaagcggcaaaacagggttcaaccctagttccactttaaacctcgaccgtggcggtcgagcagccgcatatgtacacgtcatcacctaagccctccaactcaaggatggtctagcttcctcttgcctttacctgcaccacataacacccgtgagccgaagcccagcaagaaaacataacatttttcataaacattatcaaatgattatcattataatcacactgaatataaagctttcaaaccaatgggtgcacatcacatgattcaagcgggagagtggctgttaagtaagccaccagcctccaagctctgttttgtagcgggagagtggctgttaagtaagccaccagcctccaagctctgttttctagcaagagagtggctgataggtaagccactggccttcaggctctgttttctagcaagagagtggctgataggtaagccactggccttcaagctctgtttgttcatcgaccctcagggtcggtcaggcattaatgctccttgagtcattcaatgctagtaatcgattagatctaatctctgttggcttgcgtgattcacgctaaggccattctgacaagtaagtcagcgcttcctgacctgtgtccagtaacactgccgagcctgacaaataagtcacagcctcacagctgatactaacacttttgtcgattctgtattcagtccatacacaagttcctgacctgtgtccagtaacattgccgagcctgacaaataagtcacaaccttacagctgatactaacacttttgtcgattctgtatgcagtccatacacaagtaagcaatgctatcaatatgtatcatatgccaattattcaagaatagggcattcagcatgcttactaaacagtttctagcacagtcatgatcatgcataaactcagagactcaagctctgaccaatctcatattcatcgttcatggcatgccctatcacatgttcctcgtgcattacatgcatcacacttaattatccagcatgcctcaacaacagtcatatgcaaatggcaAAGTTtaccaagcattcattatgctaacaatgcttacatttaaacatccaacatgcatcattcatagccatgcatgtcatactcaatagccaatcaacatgcatcataatagccatgcatgtcatgctcaataatcaatcaacatgcatccataatagccatgcatgtcacatatacacagggtgcagttttcttacctcagattcgagctagtaccaatataagaacgatccttgagaacgatcaacctttaagtccttagcggtcacctaatcataaccatatatggaacaccattaataacatgataatcaaaggttccacaccaatatctagcccccaagagatcaatccaaactaatccaagtagtagggacactcccgaggcccataactaagttcccggggcgaaaacagggcaagggctgcggccctagcaccttgggccgtggcccccagggttctctgaggcaagggccgcggcgccctccatctagggccgtggcgcccagcaaggACAATtccctgacacctgcttcttcgaactagggccgcggcgcacaagaacagggccgcggctcccaaccctgggccattcccaaacgcgttttaaacactccaaatcttccaaaaacatacccaaacattccccaatcaccaaatcaaagttcccaagcttcccaatactccaaaaccctcaaaacccaaagctcaaaccaaccaaaaactcaacaattcacaaagtccaattctaagctttaaaactttaaaaacttaaaacttcaaacttagattaccttcgattgggttgtttctcgtcaaatccttcggttaggaagcttttaatctttcctaggatcgctatgcctcgaccctcgcttgattccgactcccagaactcaagaattcctcaaaaaggctcaaacggtaaaacagactgttttgagagagaacgagaagtttctaacgtacgttcttatctgtcaagctacttcaagcttaagtaaccttatataaaacctagtgctcggggtcccgaaaacacccccggggacactatagtcaaaagttccagaatttcaccctgatctcaaatattcccaatctatcaccaaataaacatttctattaccccaaaattgaccccgttatgacaaaaccgctaatccattatatatgaccgtctcatgccgtatagctcgaatatatctccataataatgagatctcattcacatattacaatatgcacccaataggccaaattaccaaaatgcccttatcattttaaatactcccatacgcatgcatttatcatcatataataatataattcacattaacatgcatatattcattttataacatattaaatcaattatggccctcccggcctcctaatcaaggtcctaaaccttattaggaaatttggggcattacactcctggagaaggatcaatccacgttcgattggtccaacaaaaaatataccAAGTGGGAGTTCGTGCCTCTCCCAACTAGCAGCCTTCCTCCGAGGCGAAGTGCTAAGCCACAATCCCCAGCTCGACATCACAGGAGTCTGCAAttggggaacgaggccaatgatgaagcctcgagctcgagcAACAGAGGTACGATCATCCTTAGCTCAGACTTATGGTCTCCTTCACTACTTAAACATAAGCGTGACAGATTAGTCTTGtgtaaggatgatagggaccatttttatgtatggtcctgggtagatgaaaggggtcataggttcgatagttggcttgggaagtatgacactatgtatagtctgaacgaggtatggaacggaatagccgttcAATACAGAAAAAATgattatagagacctttcgaggttgacttccacgtatagggaaggtactccccccacctcttttgaagatgggggaattacgtggtcgccgggcatgagctcgggggagagttccatttaggtttctctctacttgtctttttattcCTTGCCCgtctgcatcatgct
The genomic region above belongs to Humulus lupulus chromosome 1, drHumLupu1.1, whole genome shotgun sequence and contains:
- the LOC133830851 gene encoding stemmadenine O-acetyltransferase-like; translated protein: MNIEVEAISNEIIKPSYPTPKNLGRYQLSLLDQSSPKFYNPLVFYYTMKTGTAGEAVPTSTIPIILKKSLSAVLTHYYPLAGRLEKHGNFIHCNDEGIPFVETQVNGQLSQVMSNPVAQELDIFCPFMSRHDDGDDAHQILLGVQLNMFECGGIAVGVSFSDKIADALSWMRFFRTWAAMARSPRAMLPKSLRPEFVSAALFPPRPQPMIDAETCVMKKGIVTKIFVFNGFAIEALRAMYWDKNGDNIRPSRVETLSTFLISRFEAAMSRNSSRARDEAKERFYTILHTVNLHPRMDPPLAENSFGNFLVFAEDEQLSMIQERSKDIEKRGGEVIEFQVTSLSRFHFYEIDFGWGKPDWSSTAAWNFDKIIAFLDTSDGDGIEAYVSLREEDMAKFETDKELRKFTSSLLYIFQTFLDHTQLFILFSHLEFIQIILVHFLHCLPYLLHKSTSNGSLPINTRGWKVCACKH